The genomic DNA CATCCATAAATCGAACACCAAAATCAGAACTAAGTAACTCATTTACTATACAAATATTATGATTATTTCTAAAAAAATTAAACACATTATATGCCACGATATCCCCAATATTTCTAATAGCTAATAAAGAAATAATTTCCGCACTAATTAAACATTCAAGAGTGCCATAATGTTTTGCTAAAATATTTGCTGTGCATTCTCCAACATTAGGAATACCTAAAGCATATATAAAACGCGATAAAGTAGTTTTTTTTGAAATCTCAATCGCATGCAATAAACGATTAGCTAAATCAAATTTAACACCATCTACACTCACCAAATTTTCTATTTTTAATTTAAAAAAATCCACTTGGGTACTCAGCAAACCAACTTTAATCAATCGATCAATAATTTTATCCCCCATTCCAACAATATTCATCGCTTTACGAGATACAAAATGTTTTAAAATCTCCTTTCGCTGAGCAAAACAATTTAAGCCGGCATTACAACGTAAAATCACACGTTTCTTACAACAAATTTGATATAACACAGAACTACAAACCGGACAATTCTCCGGGTACATTATTGGACGACATTCATGAAAAATACGCTTTGAAAACACCACATGTATAATTTTCGGAATAACATCACCTATTCTCTGTATAATCACAAAATCACCAATCATTAGGTCAAGACGACGAATAAAATCAATATTATGTAAATTAACACTACGAATCACAACACCTGAAATTACAATTGGAATAATAGACGCTACGGGTATTAGTACTCCCATTCGACTAACTTGAAACCGTATATCACAAATTCTAGCTACAAATCGCTTAGCAGAAAACTTATATCCTATAGCCCATCGAGGAGCACGTAACGAAACACTCAAATTATTTTGTGAACAAATAGAATCTACCTTAATAACTATCCCATCTATATTAAATCCTAATAATTCACGATCTTGTTGTACTTGTTTATAATATTGCAACACTGCATGAATACCCGTGCAGATTTGATTATACCTTCTCAATATAGGTAAACCCCAAATAGCACACTGTTGTAACCTGTTATAATGACTATCAGATAAACTCATTTTATCATCACTTAATACGACACTAACAAGATGATAACAAAAAAAATCTAAAGAACGTTCATGAGTAACAGAAGAATTTAACTGACGCAAAGAACCAGCAGCAGCATTTCTAGGATTTGAAAAAGTTTTAACTCCACTTTGTATAAATAATTTATTTAATTTAAGAAAAGCATCATTAGACATAAACACTTCCCCCCTGACTTCCAACAATTCAGGAAAAAATTTATCTTTTCTTAAAAATAACGGAATAGCACGAATAGTACGTACATTATCAGTCACATCTTCTCCTATATGACCATCCCCACGAGTCGATGCAGATATCAATATACCGTTTTTGTATACTAAATGAACTCCTACCCCATCTATCTTTAATTCGCAACAATAACAAATCTCTTGATCATCTTTATATTGCAATCGCTTACGAACACGTTTATCAAAATTTAACAATGAAGATTCATCAAAAATGCTATCTAACGATAGCATAGGTATAGTATGATGAAATTGACAAAAACCACTTTTTAATTTTCCTCCTATACGATTAGTAGGAGAATCTATAGTAATTAAATCAGGGTATTTCATTTCTAAAATACGAAGAGCTTCCATATGATAATCATATTCTTCATCAGATACTACTGAATCGTTTTCCACATAATATAAATACTCCCAATTACGTAAACGATCACGTAATACTTTAATAAAATTTTTAACATCATTCATAGTATTTTTATTGTTAAAAAAACTGAAATACTAAACATATCAAGAACATGTATGCTTTCATACTACAATATATATATAAAAACTACAATTATATAACAAAATGTGAAAGAATAACTGTCATGTATCTATAATATCAATATCTATATATTAGAATCTTGAATTCTAATAATTTTAAATAATTATCATAAAAAACTACTTCAATCAGAATATTCTATATTAACTAAAAAATGACCTAATTATTCATGTGATACGCAATAACACATTATGCAAAAAGATAATACATAATAAAACAAACATACATAAAATAATTACAACATAATAATATACCTGTATAATAACATATCCAATATACAATATTATATATACTTCACTCACACAAAAAATAAAACGATAAATATCTTCAAATTGATGCAAACTTACTTAAACTTACACTAAATTACATTTAGTGCTAATATTACACTTACAATCAAACAACAAAATATTATATACTTTATATCATGATTATAATATGATAGGTACCGTACAATCAAATATATATTTCATATTCAACAATATATTTTATGCATTATAATTATATAAATTTATTACTAAAATTTAAACCACAAAAAACAAATTCATTAAACAGATTCATTATAGTATTATATTTTATATTTATAAATGTATTTACATATTTGACCATAATTCAATCATAATATTATAGAAAATTCTATTTTCTTAATAACAAAAAATTAACTATAACCACACATATTCCAACATCAATATTTAAAAAATATACTTTTATTACAATTACTAATTTAGAAATATTTAAAACAAAATAAAAACAATATATCTTTACAGAGACACTTATTCAGGAGATTTTATGAACAAAATTTACACAGATAACTCTATGACAATCGGTAATACCCCACTTGTGCGTTTGAATCACATAGGAAACGGCTATATCTTAGCAAAAATCGAATCTCGAAATCCTAGTTTTAGCGTTAAATGTCGTATTGGTGCTAACATGATATGGGACGCAGAAAAACGCAATATTCTACAAAAAAACACACAAATCATTGAAGCAACCAGTGGAAATACAGGTATCGCTCTCGCTTTTGTAGCCGCAGCTCGACAATACAAACTAACTTTAACCATGCCAGATACCATGAGTCAAGAAAGACAAATACTTCTAAAAGCATTGGGCGCTAATTTGATATTAACCGATGGGCGGCTAGGAATGACAGGAGCCATTAATAAAGCACAAGACATGATCGAAAAAAACAAAAATTATTTAATGTTAAAACAATTTAGTAACCCAGCTAACCCAAAAATTCATGAACAATCTACCGGCCCTGAAATATGGAAAGATACAAACGGAGATATAGATATTTTTATTGCTGGAGTAGGAACAGGTGGTACTATTACTGGTGTTGGCCGATATTTCAAACATATTCAAAAAAAACATATCACAATCGTAGCAGTTGAACCAAAAAACTCCCCAGTAATTACACAAACTCTAAATGGAGAAAAACTACAACCCGGACCACATAAAATACAAGGTATTGGAGCTGGATTCATCCCTGAAAATTTAGACCTAACCTTAATCGACAAGGTACTTACTGTAACTAATGAACAAGCTTTTCTAACAGCAAAAACACTAATGAAAAAAGAAGGAATAATATCTGGAATCTCTTCAGGTGCAGTAATAGCTGCCGCATTAGAATTACAAAAAAATAAAAATTATAACAATAAAAAAATAGTAGCTATTCTTCCATCCTCTGGAGAACGATATCTTAGTACTGCATTATTCTCAGAGAGAATAACACATAATAAAACACATACTCTATAAATAAAAATAAAATGTTAATGCAATAACATACCAATAATTTTAAATTCAATAATACTTGTAAAAAATAAAACAACAATCACTACAACACTATTGAATT from Blochmannia endosymbiont of Polyrhachis (Hedomyrma) turneri includes the following:
- the ligA gene encoding NAD-dependent DNA ligase LigA, which gives rise to MNDVKNFIKVLRDRLRNWEYLYYVENDSVVSDEEYDYHMEALRILEMKYPDLITIDSPTNRIGGKLKSGFCQFHHTIPMLSLDSIFDESSLLNFDKRVRKRLQYKDDQEICYCCELKIDGVGVHLVYKNGILISASTRGDGHIGEDVTDNVRTIRAIPLFLRKDKFFPELLEVRGEVFMSNDAFLKLNKLFIQSGVKTFSNPRNAAAGSLRQLNSSVTHERSLDFFCYHLVSVVLSDDKMSLSDSHYNRLQQCAIWGLPILRRYNQICTGIHAVLQYYKQVQQDRELLGFNIDGIVIKVDSICSQNNLSVSLRAPRWAIGYKFSAKRFVARICDIRFQVSRMGVLIPVASIIPIVISGVVIRSVNLHNIDFIRRLDLMIGDFVIIQRIGDVIPKIIHVVFSKRIFHECRPIMYPENCPVCSSVLYQICCKKRVILRCNAGLNCFAQRKEILKHFVSRKAMNIVGMGDKIIDRLIKVGLLSTQVDFFKLKIENLVSVDGVKFDLANRLLHAIEISKKTTLSRFIYALGIPNVGECTANILAKHYGTLECLISAEIISLLAIRNIGDIVAYNVFNFFRNNHNICIVNELLSSDFGVRFMDG
- the cysK gene encoding cysteine synthase A, producing MNKIYTDNSMTIGNTPLVRLNHIGNGYILAKIESRNPSFSVKCRIGANMIWDAEKRNILQKNTQIIEATSGNTGIALAFVAAARQYKLTLTMPDTMSQERQILLKALGANLILTDGRLGMTGAINKAQDMIEKNKNYLMLKQFSNPANPKIHEQSTGPEIWKDTNGDIDIFIAGVGTGGTITGVGRYFKHIQKKHITIVAVEPKNSPVITQTLNGEKLQPGPHKIQGIGAGFIPENLDLTLIDKVLTVTNEQAFLTAKTLMKKEGIISGISSGAVIAAALELQKNKNYNNKKIVAILPSSGERYLSTALFSERITHNKTHTL